GGAGGTCGCCCCGAACACCTGGATCCCCTTCGGCGGCGGTGCCCGGCGGTGCCTCGGCGCGGCCTTCAGCCTCATGGAGGGGACCGTGGTCCTGCGCGAGGTGCTGCTGCGTCACACCGTGCACGCCGACCGGCCGGCGCCCAACCTGCTCCGCAACATCACCAACGTCCCCGGTGACCGGGCCCCGCTGACCCTCACCCCTCGCTGAGCGGGAGCCAGGCCGACAGGTCGGACCGCTCCCCCGAGGCGTGCACCGTGGCGTTGGCCCACGCGAGCGACCCCCGCCCGAGCGCTATCCACGTGGCGGCGTCCATCTCGACGACGGCCGGAGGGGTCCCGCGGGTGTGGCTGGCCCCGGGAATGCACTGCACGGCGGCGTAGGGCGGCACCCGGACCTCCACGCTGTGGCCCGGCGCGCGCTCGACCAGGACCGCCATGAGGTGCAGGGTCGCCGCCCGGAGGTCGTGGCGGTCGGTCGACCCGGCGTCGAGGCGCGCGCAGACCGCCGCGAACTCGGCGGCGGGAAGGGGCGTGGGGCGTCGGGCCATGGGGACAGGGTAGGAAAGGTCCATGAGCTCCCGTTCGCGCACCGCGGACGGCTGGCGGTTCGCGGTGGGCACGCTGACCGCGTGGTCGGTGCGGGCGCCGTCCCGGATCGACCGGGACGTCGTGGGGCTCGGGCTGGTGCTGGCACCGCTCGCGGTGCTGCCGCTGGGGGTCGCCGTGGCTGCGCTGCTGTGGGCCGGCCGCGAGGCAGGACTGGCCCCCGTGGGGGTGGCCGCGGCGGCGGTGGGCGCGCTCGCGCTCGGGAGCCGCGCCCTGCACCTGGACGGGTTGGCCGACACCGCCGACGGACTCACCGCGTCGTACGACCGCGAGCGGGCCCTGGCCGTGATGCGTACCGGCGACGTGGGCCCCGCCGGGGTCGTGGCGATCGTCGTCGTGCTCGCCGTGCAGGTGGGTGCGCTGGCGTCGCTGGTCGGCACGACCCACGGGTGGTGGCTCGCCGGGACAGCCGTCGTCGCGTCCCGCGCGACGGTGGCGGTCGTCTGCACGGCCGGCATCCCCGCAGCGCGTCCGGAGGGTCTCGGGGCGACCGTCGCCGGTTCGGTGCCGCG
The Aeromicrobium marinum DSM 15272 genome window above contains:
- a CDS encoding sterol carrier family protein — protein: MARRPTPLPAAEFAAVCARLDAGSTDRHDLRAATLHLMAVLVERAPGHSVEVRVPPYAAVQCIPGASHTRGTPPAVVEMDAATWIALGRGSLAWANATVHASGERSDLSAWLPLSEG
- a CDS encoding adenosylcobinamide-GDP ribazoletransferase, yielding MSSRSRTADGWRFAVGTLTAWSVRAPSRIDRDVVGLGLVLAPLAVLPLGVAVAALLWAGREAGLAPVGVAAAAVGALALGSRALHLDGLADTADGLTASYDRERALAVMRTGDVGPAGVVAIVVVLAVQVGALASLVGTTHGWWLAGTAVVASRATVAVVCTAGIPAARPEGLGATVAGSVPRPVAVALVVAAASVLGAAAAAAGLDWWRGPVALVAAVAAVAVLVRRCVRRIGGISGDVLGAGIEVGLAVLLLALT